The proteins below come from a single Staphylococcus sp. MI 10-1553 genomic window:
- a CDS encoding Glu/Leu/Phe/Val family dehydrogenase produces MIFEKMAQADYEQLVFCHDETTGLKAIICIHDTTLGPALGGCRFWNYESEEDAIVDVMRLAKGMTYKNAAAGLNLGGAKTVVLGDPKTDKSEAFFRALGRYINSLDGRYITAEDVGTTVEDMDFIRLETPYVTGVSESYGSSGNPSPMTALGVYYAMKRTAKEAFGSDSLDGKTIAVQGVGNVAYHMCKYLHEEGAKLIVTDINEEAVQRAVNDFNAEAVGINDIYQVDADIFAPCALGGILNDKTIPELKVKMVCGSANNQLLEEDKHGQMLEERGIIYAPDFVANSGGVINVADELYGQYHRERAEKKVKNIYEQMDKIFTIAKEEGILPLQAAEHLAESRIDTMMRVHSKYSATQK; encoded by the coding sequence ATGATTTTCGAAAAGATGGCACAAGCTGATTACGAGCAGTTAGTTTTTTGCCACGACGAAACAACAGGTTTAAAAGCAATTATTTGTATTCATGACACAACTTTAGGTCCAGCATTAGGGGGCTGTCGCTTCTGGAATTACGAAAGTGAAGAAGATGCGATTGTCGACGTGATGCGCTTAGCTAAAGGGATGACATATAAAAATGCAGCTGCCGGCCTTAATTTAGGTGGCGCAAAAACTGTTGTATTAGGTGATCCAAAAACAGATAAATCTGAAGCATTCTTTAGAGCACTCGGTCGCTACATTAATAGTTTAGATGGCCGTTATATTACTGCCGAAGATGTAGGAACAACGGTAGAAGATATGGATTTCATTCGTTTAGAAACACCATATGTCACAGGTGTCAGTGAGTCTTACGGTTCAAGTGGTAACCCAAGTCCGATGACGGCATTAGGTGTTTATTATGCGATGAAGCGTACAGCGAAAGAAGCATTTGGCTCAGACAGTTTAGACGGGAAAACTATAGCTGTACAAGGTGTAGGTAACGTAGCATATCATATGTGTAAATACTTACATGAAGAAGGCGCGAAACTGATTGTGACTGACATCAATGAAGAAGCCGTACAACGTGCAGTGAACGACTTTAATGCAGAAGCGGTAGGAATTAACGATATCTATCAAGTTGACGCTGACATTTTTGCACCATGTGCACTGGGTGGTATTTTAAATGATAAAACGATTCCAGAGCTTAAAGTGAAAATGGTTTGCGGTAGTGCCAACAATCAATTGCTAGAAGAAGACAAGCATGGTCAAATGTTAGAAGAACGCGGCATTATTTATGCGCCTGACTTTGTTGCTAACAGTGGCGGTGTCATCAATGTAGCAGACGAGTTGTACGGTCAATATCATCGTGAACGTGCTGAAAAGAAAGTGAAAAACATTTACGAGCAAATGGACAAAATTTTCACGATCGCAAAAGAAGAAGGTATTTTACCATTACAAGCAGCAGAACATCTTGCAGAATCACGAATTGATACGATGATGCGTGTACATAGTAAATATTCAGCAACTCAAAAATAA
- the srtA gene encoding class A sortase SrtA has protein sequence MQKLTRGLVPLIGIALILAGIYLIFKPKIDAYLTNKENEQKIEAYEESQQQAQSKRPEIPKDPSKVVGVLEVPSVDIKEAVYPGPATPEQLERGVSLVEKDESLKDQNIAIAGHTNYSLNYQFTELHKAKKGAEVTFKVGKETRKYRITSIKDVDPYQVEVLDEMKKDKDQLTLITCDDYDEKTGQWLTRKIYVAERV, from the coding sequence ATGCAAAAATTAACACGTGGGTTGGTTCCGCTTATCGGTATCGCATTGATTTTAGCAGGCATATATTTAATTTTTAAACCTAAAATTGATGCATATTTGACGAATAAAGAAAATGAACAAAAAATTGAAGCGTATGAAGAAAGTCAACAACAAGCACAATCAAAACGACCCGAAATTCCGAAAGACCCGTCGAAAGTCGTTGGTGTATTAGAAGTGCCGTCAGTTGATATTAAAGAAGCTGTGTACCCTGGTCCAGCGACACCTGAACAATTGGAGCGTGGTGTCAGTTTGGTGGAAAAGGATGAGTCACTCAAAGACCAAAATATCGCTATTGCCGGACATACGAATTATAGTTTGAATTATCAATTTACAGAGTTACACAAAGCGAAAAAGGGCGCAGAAGTGACTTTTAAAGTGGGCAAAGAAACGCGCAAATATCGAATTACGTCGATTAAAGATGTCGACCCGTATCAAGTTGAAGTGTTAGATGAGATGAAGAAAGACAAAGACCAACTTACACTCATTACTTGTGATGATTACGATGAGAAAACAGGTCAGTGGCTTACACGTAAAATTTATGTTGCAGAACGTGTGTAG
- a CDS encoding glycerate kinase family protein, with amino-acid sequence MHILIAPDSFKESMTAMQAAEAIEQGWRDVTGDTTTFHKIPMADGGEGTTQSLHDALRGEWRTIPVQDPLGRLISATYSLANEGQTAIIEMAEASGLDLVTPNERNPRITSTYGTGQLLLDALDQGVSHIILGIGGSATNDGGVGLLQAIGVQLLDANGQPISRGGQGLAQLNQIDMSQIDARFQNVQLEIACDVDNPLLGPNGATAVYSKQKGASQADQVILEAALSRFHTVIERDLKRQVADIPGAGAAGGLGAGLLACLPVDLKRGIDIVCSVTHFDQHVKRADLVITGEGAIDGQTVYGKTPVGVAKVAKKYRKPVIAVAGKLGAGYEAVEKHGIDAVYSMSTGPMSLEQAINEGPVHLKQWARHMAKFYQLMREKR; translated from the coding sequence ATGCATATACTCATTGCACCTGACTCATTTAAAGAATCCATGACCGCCATGCAAGCTGCAGAAGCGATTGAACAAGGTTGGCGTGACGTTACGGGTGATACGACAACGTTTCATAAAATTCCTATGGCAGATGGTGGAGAGGGTACGACCCAATCTCTTCACGATGCACTACGAGGTGAGTGGCGAACGATTCCGGTTCAAGATCCATTAGGTCGTCTTATTTCAGCGACGTACAGCCTTGCGAATGAAGGGCAGACCGCGATCATTGAAATGGCGGAAGCTTCTGGATTAGATTTAGTTACGCCAAATGAACGAAATCCACGCATCACTTCTACTTATGGTACGGGACAATTGTTGTTGGATGCGCTCGACCAAGGCGTTTCACATATCATTTTAGGGATTGGCGGCAGTGCGACGAATGATGGAGGTGTTGGGTTACTCCAAGCGATAGGGGTCCAACTTTTAGATGCAAATGGCCAGCCGATTTCTCGAGGCGGTCAAGGTTTAGCACAATTAAATCAAATCGACATGTCGCAAATAGATGCAAGATTTCAAAATGTGCAACTGGAAATTGCTTGTGATGTCGATAATCCATTGCTCGGTCCGAATGGGGCAACTGCGGTTTATAGTAAGCAAAAGGGTGCAAGTCAAGCGGATCAAGTGATATTAGAAGCCGCTTTGTCACGCTTTCATACTGTGATTGAACGAGATTTAAAGCGACAGGTGGCTGATATTCCAGGTGCGGGTGCTGCGGGTGGATTAGGTGCAGGCTTGTTGGCATGTCTTCCGGTCGACTTAAAACGGGGTATTGACATTGTGTGCTCAGTGACGCATTTTGACCAGCATGTGAAACGCGCAGACCTTGTCATTACTGGGGAAGGTGCTATTGATGGACAAACAGTGTACGGCAAAACACCAGTGGGCGTCGCTAAAGTAGCTAAAAAGTATAGAAAACCTGTCATCGCGGTCGCTGGCAAATTGGGTGCAGGGTATGAAGCGGTTGAAAAACATGGTATTGATGCTGTATACAGTATGTCAACAGGACCGATGTCATTAGAACAAGCGATCAATGAAGGACCTGTGCACTTAAAACAGTGGGCGCGCCATATGGCAAAGTTTTATCAACTGATGAGAGAGAAGAGGTAA
- a CDS encoding MFS transporter, which translates to MQNQEHQAFIKNYIFNFLVSFFVYFAMYLLIVVIAQYAIQRYDVSTGVAGLITGIFIVGALIGRFVGGRYIHEIGPKRLLMIGLVLFIITQCFYFIEGSLIFLFMTRFLNGVALAIATTATGTIVPLIAPVERRGVAISLFSLSLVIGAAIGPFLGLYLAGIYPTFVLFTVCLVVAILAFVFALFLKVNVKMAEQQSEHQGFHISQFISIPAIPIALVVLICGLGYASVLSFLQLYAVEIDLMEVASYYFIFYAITSVLTRPFVGRILDRFHENWVAYPALAIFGVGILILAMAHSGWTLLLSGALVGIGYGSMTAVGNVVAVKVSRADQVGLATSTFFIGLDVGVGFGPAILGMILPAIGYRMMYVAIGVILLLCIILYTFIHGRRQPEGTQ; encoded by the coding sequence GTGCAAAATCAAGAGCATCAAGCGTTTATAAAAAATTACATCTTCAACTTTTTAGTGAGTTTTTTCGTTTATTTTGCGATGTATTTACTCATTGTTGTCATCGCGCAATATGCCATTCAACGTTATGACGTCTCTACCGGTGTTGCAGGATTGATTACGGGTATTTTTATCGTCGGTGCGTTGATTGGTCGTTTCGTAGGCGGTCGTTATATTCATGAAATTGGTCCTAAACGATTGTTGATGATTGGATTAGTGTTATTCATTATTACGCAATGTTTTTATTTCATTGAAGGCAGTCTGATTTTCTTGTTTATGACACGCTTTTTAAATGGGGTGGCGCTTGCGATTGCGACGACTGCGACGGGTACGATTGTGCCACTTATTGCACCTGTTGAACGTCGAGGTGTAGCGATTAGTTTGTTTAGTTTAAGTCTAGTGATAGGTGCCGCGATTGGTCCGTTTTTAGGATTATATTTAGCAGGGATTTATCCGACATTCGTTTTATTTACTGTCTGTCTCGTTGTTGCGATTTTAGCGTTCGTGTTTGCTTTGTTTTTAAAAGTCAATGTCAAAATGGCTGAACAACAATCTGAGCATCAAGGCTTTCATATTTCGCAATTTATTTCAATACCAGCGATTCCGATTGCACTAGTCGTATTAATCTGTGGTTTAGGTTACGCTTCTGTTTTATCATTTTTACAACTTTATGCTGTAGAAATTGATTTAATGGAAGTTGCGAGCTACTATTTTATCTTCTATGCGATCACTTCAGTTTTAACACGCCCATTTGTCGGTCGTATTTTGGATCGATTCCATGAAAATTGGGTGGCTTATCCTGCATTAGCTATATTTGGTGTAGGTATTTTAATATTAGCGATGGCACATAGTGGATGGACATTGTTATTATCTGGTGCGTTAGTCGGTATCGGTTATGGTAGTATGACGGCTGTCGGTAATGTTGTAGCTGTCAAAGTGTCACGTGCAGATCAGGTCGGCCTTGCAACTTCAACATTTTTCATCGGACTAGACGTTGGAGTTGGTTTTGGTCCAGCGATACTCGGCATGATTTTACCTGCTATCGGTTACCGTATGATGTATGTAGCAATAGGTGTCATTTTATTGTTATGTATCATTTTATACACCTTCATTCATGGGCGTCGTCAGCCAGAAGGGACGCAATAG
- a CDS encoding fructose-1,6-bisphosphatase yields the protein MSSQTEKELKRQYLDLIAEKFDSEEKVATEIIHLESILDLPKGTEHFVSDLHGEYHAFQHVLRNGSGNLQQKIHDIFQSRLDPQEMNELIALVYYPEEKIKRIKNSFNTKAERHTWYKKTINRLLELVKYTSSKYTRSKLRKSLAPEYTFIIEELLYKSNQFNNKKDYYDTILKQIIQLNQADKLIISLANTTQRLVVDHLHVVGDIYDRGPHPDKIMDTLIDYHSVDIQWGNHDVLWMGAYSGSKVCLANLLRICARYDNLDIIEDAYGINLRPLLTLAEKYYDDNEAFRPKKHPEKNPSESEILQITKIHQAIAMIQFKLEGPIIKRRPEFEMNERLLLNRVDYRNRTIELNGKVHPIENTCFRTVDRRQPTALLEEEQEVMDKLLTSVQESEKLRRHVDFLMKKGNLYLRYNGNLLIHGCIPIDEQGEMEGMTIDGRFVTGRELIDEFEKHVRYAYEHKEVEDDLSTDLVWYLWTGKYSSLFGKRAMTTFERYFIKDKSTHKEEKNPYYRLRENEDVVKKMLEEFDMNPEQGRIINGHTPVKERDGENPIKANGKMLVIDGGFSKAYQSTTGIAGYTLLYNSFGMQLVAHQHFNSKEKLLETGEDELSIRRVVDKELERKLIRDTNDGAELQKEIDMLKALMSYRYMK from the coding sequence ATGTCATCTCAAACAGAAAAAGAGTTAAAAAGGCAGTATTTAGATTTAATCGCTGAAAAATTCGATTCAGAAGAAAAAGTTGCGACCGAAATTATCCATTTAGAGTCGATTTTAGATTTACCTAAAGGCACAGAACACTTTGTCAGTGACTTGCACGGTGAATATCACGCATTTCAACACGTGTTGCGAAATGGATCTGGTAATTTACAACAAAAAATCCATGACATTTTCCAATCACGATTAGATCCACAAGAAATGAATGAATTGATTGCGTTAGTCTACTATCCAGAAGAAAAAATTAAGCGCATTAAAAATAGTTTTAACACAAAAGCTGAACGTCACACATGGTATAAAAAAACGATTAATCGCTTACTTGAGTTAGTGAAATATACGTCCTCCAAATATACACGTTCTAAACTGCGTAAATCATTGGCGCCAGAATATACATTTATTATTGAAGAGTTACTCTATAAAAGTAACCAATTCAACAACAAAAAAGATTATTACGATACGATTCTGAAACAAATTATCCAGTTGAACCAAGCTGATAAACTCATTATTAGTCTCGCAAATACGACACAAAGATTAGTTGTAGACCATCTACATGTCGTCGGTGATATTTACGACCGTGGTCCTCATCCAGACAAAATTATGGATACACTCATTGATTACCATTCTGTCGATATTCAATGGGGTAACCATGACGTTTTATGGATGGGTGCGTACTCTGGTTCAAAAGTGTGCCTCGCGAACTTACTCCGCATTTGTGCACGTTACGACAACCTCGACATTATTGAAGATGCTTACGGTATTAACTTGCGCCCATTATTAACGCTAGCCGAAAAGTATTACGATGATAATGAGGCATTTCGTCCGAAAAAACATCCTGAGAAAAATCCATCAGAGTCTGAAATTTTACAGATTACAAAAATTCATCAAGCCATTGCGATGATTCAATTTAAATTGGAAGGACCCATTATTAAACGTCGGCCTGAATTTGAAATGAATGAACGTTTATTACTTAATCGTGTGGACTATCGCAACCGTACAATCGAACTGAACGGCAAAGTCCATCCGATTGAAAATACATGTTTTAGAACTGTAGACCGTCGCCAACCTACTGCATTGCTTGAAGAAGAACAAGAAGTGATGGATAAGTTACTCACATCTGTACAAGAATCTGAGAAATTGCGTCGTCATGTAGACTTCTTGATGAAAAAAGGTAACTTGTATTTACGTTACAATGGTAATTTACTCATTCACGGTTGTATTCCAATTGACGAGCAAGGTGAAATGGAAGGTATGACAATCGATGGTCGTTTTGTGACTGGGCGTGAACTTATTGATGAATTTGAAAAGCACGTCCGTTATGCCTATGAACATAAAGAAGTGGAAGATGACCTTTCAACGGATTTAGTCTGGTATTTATGGACAGGTAAATATTCATCATTATTCGGTAAACGTGCTATGACGACATTCGAGCGTTACTTTATTAAAGACAAGAGCACGCATAAAGAAGAGAAGAATCCGTATTATCGCTTGCGTGAAAATGAAGACGTTGTGAAAAAAATGTTGGAAGAATTCGACATGAACCCAGAACAAGGTCGTATTATTAACGGACATACACCTGTGAAAGAGCGCGACGGTGAGAATCCTATTAAAGCAAACGGTAAAATGCTTGTCATTGACGGTGGTTTCTCTAAAGCGTATCAATCGACGACAGGTATTGCGGGCTACACGTTGCTGTATAACTCGTTTGGGATGCAGCTAGTGGCGCACCAACATTTTAATTCAAAAGAGAAGTTGTTAGAGACGGGTGAAGATGAGTTGTCTATTCGTCGTGTTGTGGATAAAGAGTTGGAGCGTAAGTTGATTCGAGATACGAATGATGGGGCCGAGTTGCAGAAGGAAATTGATATGTTGAAGGCATTGATGTCGTATCGTTATATGAAATGA
- a CDS encoding MFS transporter: MSQKKTNVRWLFAGVFFLIGVIAYMDRSNISYIAVPMMEDLHLTKAQFGLLGSFFSLGYALMQVPSGFLAEKYGPKKMITIALVWWSAFTIFTGMVKNHGLMFFVRFLFGVGESPMFPSNAVFNTYWFSKHEKGRAASALLAGSYFGPVLAPIVTVTISNAFGWQAVFYIFGAVGFLIAILWAIIAKDLPEHHQMVNEAEKHFIMENRDVVKTKKTTPPWGTFFSRFSFYAIALQYFVVQFVITLFLYWYPTYLMEQFHVDRDTMSKIAGIPWLVMFVFILSGGTISDKILSSGKSRFAARGIIAIAGFAIFGISLNFAVTSDSLVKNIVWMSLCLSSIGLAMVMSWASATDLGRNYSGTVSGWMNLWGNVGAVLSPIFAGYLAEMIGWIPTLRSMLILVVVAIVLWFFVKPDQPLINDEA, from the coding sequence ATGAGTCAAAAGAAAACAAATGTCCGTTGGCTATTTGCAGGTGTGTTTTTCTTAATTGGTGTCATCGCCTATATGGATCGCTCTAATATTTCTTATATTGCGGTACCAATGATGGAAGACTTACATCTTACAAAAGCACAATTTGGATTATTAGGTTCATTTTTCTCTTTAGGTTATGCGCTTATGCAAGTACCATCAGGATTTTTAGCTGAGAAATATGGTCCTAAAAAGATGATTACGATTGCGTTAGTATGGTGGAGTGCTTTTACAATCTTTACAGGAATGGTGAAAAACCATGGATTAATGTTTTTCGTCCGTTTTCTCTTCGGTGTAGGGGAATCACCAATGTTTCCGTCGAACGCTGTATTCAATACATATTGGTTCAGCAAGCATGAAAAAGGGCGTGCGGCAAGTGCGTTATTAGCAGGGTCTTATTTTGGACCTGTACTTGCACCAATTGTAACAGTGACAATTTCTAATGCATTTGGTTGGCAAGCTGTGTTTTACATTTTTGGTGCAGTTGGTTTCTTAATTGCGATTTTATGGGCAATTATTGCGAAAGACTTACCTGAACATCATCAAATGGTAAACGAAGCAGAAAAACATTTCATTATGGAAAACCGTGACGTTGTTAAAACGAAAAAGACGACACCGCCGTGGGGAACGTTTTTCTCACGCTTTAGTTTTTATGCGATTGCATTACAATATTTCGTAGTTCAATTTGTTATTACACTATTTTTATACTGGTATCCAACGTACTTAATGGAACAATTCCACGTTGACCGAGATACAATGAGTAAAATCGCGGGTATTCCTTGGTTAGTGATGTTCGTCTTCATTTTAAGTGGTGGTACGATTTCAGATAAAATTTTGAGCAGTGGTAAATCACGTTTTGCGGCACGTGGTATTATCGCAATTGCAGGCTTTGCGATTTTTGGTATTTCACTTAATTTCGCGGTAACTTCAGATAGCTTAGTGAAAAATATTGTTTGGATGTCACTTTGTTTAAGTAGTATCGGTTTAGCGATGGTGATGAGCTGGGCATCAGCGACAGATTTAGGACGTAACTATTCGGGGACAGTTTCAGGATGGATGAACTTATGGGGCAATGTCGGTGCGGTATTGAGTCCGATCTTTGCGGGTTACCTTGCAGAAATGATCGGCTGGATTCCAACACTACGCTCGATGCTTATTTTAGTCGTCGTTGCAATTGTATTATGGTTCTTTGTTAAACCTGACCAACCTCTGATTAATGACGAAGCGTAA
- the scdA gene encoding iron-sulfur cluster repair di-iron protein ScdA: MIATQDKVADIVTHYPKTADVFRKHGIDFCCGGQISLEEAVSNHPKLSLTPLLQELENASQQQGEGMQPQYLSVPSLIQYIQARYHDTLKEEFKQLTPYVTKLSRVHGPNHPNLVTLKSTFDAFKSAMLTHTDEEDQNAFPKLVRAANGEAVEDIDAVVQSLVDDHDGAGALLQQMRELTHDFQPPAEACGTWRLVYDRIAHLERETHAHVHLENHVLFPKIIG; encoded by the coding sequence ATGATCGCTACCCAAGATAAAGTTGCTGATATCGTCACACACTATCCTAAAACAGCTGACGTTTTCCGCAAACATGGCATCGATTTTTGCTGTGGTGGACAAATCTCTCTTGAAGAAGCTGTTTCAAACCATCCTAAGTTGTCGCTTACACCACTTCTTCAGGAATTAGAAAATGCGAGTCAACAACAAGGTGAAGGAATGCAACCGCAATATTTATCTGTTCCTTCTTTAATTCAGTATATTCAAGCACGCTATCACGACACATTAAAAGAAGAGTTCAAACAACTGACACCCTATGTCACAAAACTCTCACGCGTGCATGGCCCAAACCATCCGAATTTAGTGACATTAAAGTCAACATTTGATGCATTTAAATCAGCTATGTTGACACATACAGATGAAGAAGACCAAAATGCTTTTCCTAAATTGGTTCGTGCCGCAAATGGTGAAGCTGTTGAAGATATAGATGCCGTCGTTCAATCGCTCGTCGATGATCATGATGGTGCAGGGGCATTACTTCAACAGATGCGTGAATTGACTCATGATTTTCAACCTCCAGCTGAAGCATGTGGCACTTGGCGACTGGTTTACGACCGGATTGCACATTTAGAACGAGAAACACATGCGCATGTCCACTTAGAAAACCACGTGCTCTTTCCTAAAATAATAGGTTGA
- a CDS encoding PTS transporter subunit IIC: protein MEAAEQRMTFKTFMFKVLNGLAIAIIAGLIPNAVLGGLFKYLSQYADIFATMNQVVLGVQFALPIMVGVLIALQFNLNPMATALVGAAAFVGSGAAKVTPAGWQLVGIGDLINTMITASIAVLIVLWLGHRLGSLNVILLPIIVGGGAGLIGLWTLPYVSKITLAIGSLVNTFMTLQPVLMGILIAVLFSFIIVSPISTIGVGLAIGISGLAAGSAAIGVAVAAIVLFIGTLRVNKIGVPIAILLGGMKMMIPNMIRHPILLLPIGITAAVTGAAGALFDISGVKETAGFGIVGLVGPIKALELMDGNGMTNLLIVLAVFFVIPLVVGFIVDYILWKVLKLYDSEIYRFTATEDNK, encoded by the coding sequence ATGGAAGCAGCAGAGCAGAGAATGACATTTAAAACATTTATGTTCAAAGTATTAAATGGTTTAGCCATCGCAATTATTGCTGGGCTTATTCCGAATGCAGTGTTAGGTGGATTGTTTAAATATTTAAGTCAATACGCCGATATTTTTGCAACGATGAATCAAGTTGTCTTAGGGGTACAATTTGCGCTACCGATTATGGTCGGTGTCCTCATCGCGTTACAATTCAATTTAAATCCAATGGCAACAGCTTTGGTTGGTGCAGCAGCATTTGTGGGTTCAGGGGCCGCTAAAGTGACGCCAGCAGGTTGGCAATTGGTCGGTATTGGTGATTTAATCAATACGATGATTACGGCATCTATTGCAGTGCTGATTGTATTATGGCTAGGCCATCGCTTAGGAAGTTTGAACGTGATTTTATTACCGATTATCGTAGGCGGTGGCGCTGGGCTGATTGGTTTGTGGACATTACCTTATGTCAGCAAAATTACGTTAGCTATCGGTAGTTTAGTGAATACATTTATGACATTGCAGCCCGTGTTGATGGGGATTTTGATTGCAGTCTTATTTTCATTCATTATTGTTTCTCCGATTTCAACAATCGGCGTCGGTTTAGCGATTGGTATTTCAGGTTTAGCAGCAGGATCAGCAGCTATTGGTGTTGCCGTTGCAGCTATCGTTCTTTTCATCGGTACATTACGTGTGAATAAAATTGGTGTACCTATTGCGATTTTATTAGGTGGAATGAAAATGATGATTCCTAACATGATTCGCCATCCTATTTTACTATTACCAATCGGCATTACAGCAGCCGTGACAGGTGCGGCAGGTGCATTGTTCGATATTTCAGGTGTGAAAGAAACAGCGGGGTTTGGCATTGTTGGTTTAGTCGGTCCAATTAAAGCTTTAGAATTAATGGACGGCAATGGTATGACCAACTTACTGATTGTCCTTGCAGTATTTTTCGTCATTCCTTTAGTTGTCGGCTTTATTGTCGATTACATTTTATGGAAAGTTTTAAAATTGTATGATTCTGAAATTTATCGTTTTACTGCAACAGAAGATAATAAATAA